The proteins below come from a single Desulfomonile tiedjei genomic window:
- a CDS encoding protein kinase, which translates to MNNLESMSDRDGKPSTSMGRYQILGTLGRGNMGEVFRARDPMIGRLVALKTRRFDLVYEEKDLKFIVDKFFEEARIAGNLIHPHIVTVYDVGREGDYCFIAMELLEGESLTNFNKPERLLPPAKVAELIKRVCLALDFAHSHDVIHRDVKPANLMFTRDRRIKITDFGIAMVTSTSRSGELQVMGTPSYMSPEQTKGLDLTPQTDFFSLGVVFFELLTGRRPFGGRTLYELMDNIRYTAAPSVLTFNPALTPGLDHVFQRALDKEPELRYKSGKEFAEAIDGALKGKSVPVRDLKASKKVDLIRPIEFFRTFSRREIEQIIRFGTFIRYEGSQVILKEGDVDTTFYILLSGLVRVIKNNRKITDLHRGACFGEMGALTNTARTAHVLARVPCIVLKLDLKVLERESPDLKIKIYQVFIETLIKRLEQTTRRLTSEHDVTDSNKKQE; encoded by the coding sequence GTGAACAACCTCGAAAGCATGTCCGACCGCGACGGAAAGCCCTCGACCTCCATGGGCAGGTATCAGATCCTTGGGACCTTGGGCCGAGGAAACATGGGTGAGGTCTTCCGCGCACGAGACCCGATGATAGGCCGGCTCGTTGCCCTCAAGACAAGAAGATTCGATCTTGTTTACGAGGAAAAAGATCTCAAATTCATAGTCGACAAGTTCTTTGAGGAAGCCCGAATAGCCGGGAACCTGATTCATCCCCATATTGTTACTGTTTATGACGTGGGGCGAGAAGGGGACTATTGCTTTATAGCAATGGAATTGCTGGAGGGCGAGAGTCTCACCAATTTCAACAAACCCGAAAGGCTATTGCCTCCCGCGAAAGTGGCGGAATTGATCAAGAGGGTCTGTTTGGCCCTCGATTTCGCCCATTCCCACGACGTGATCCACCGGGACGTCAAGCCCGCGAATCTTATGTTCACACGCGATCGCAGGATCAAGATCACCGATTTCGGCATCGCCATGGTCACCAGCACCAGTAGGTCGGGAGAACTCCAGGTTATGGGCACCCCCAGCTACATGTCACCGGAACAGACAAAGGGGTTGGATCTGACCCCGCAGACCGATTTTTTCTCCCTGGGCGTGGTGTTTTTTGAGCTGCTTACCGGAAGAAGGCCTTTTGGGGGGCGCACACTTTACGAACTCATGGACAATATACGATATACCGCGGCCCCTTCGGTCTTGACCTTTAATCCGGCCCTTACACCCGGTCTGGACCACGTGTTTCAGCGGGCTTTGGACAAGGAACCGGAGCTAAGATACAAATCCGGCAAGGAATTTGCCGAAGCAATTGACGGCGCGTTGAAAGGGAAAAGTGTCCCGGTAAGAGACCTGAAGGCGAGCAAAAAGGTCGATCTGATCAGGCCCATAGAGTTTTTCAGGACCTTCAGCCGCAGGGAGATAGAACAGATAATCCGGTTCGGCACCTTTATACGCTACGAAGGGTCCCAGGTGATACTGAAGGAAGGAGACGTGGACACGACATTTTACATACTTCTTTCAGGCCTTGTGCGGGTCATCAAGAATAACCGCAAAATCACCGACCTGCACCGAGGCGCTTGTTTCGGCGAAATGGGAGCGCTGACCAACACCGCTCGTACGGCCCATGTGTTAGCGCGCGTCCCGTGCATCGTGCTGAAACTGGACCTGAAGGTCCTGGAGCGCGAGAGCCCCGACTTGAAAATCAAAATATACCAGGTTTTCATCGAAACCCTTATCAAGAGGCTCGAACAGACCACCAGACGCCTGACCTCCGAACACGACGTCACGGATTCCAACAAAAAGCAGGAGTAA
- a CDS encoding efflux RND transporter periplasmic adaptor subunit, translating into MKAIRLSGVLLIVALASMSIFGCSEKAHVAVPPPAEVIVSQPLSKEVTQFLEFTGTTAALEFVEIRARVEGWLERINFDPGSEVKKEDLLFIIDPRPFQAQVDQFEAALRAKQADFQLKQANLKRAEQLLASASISQLQYDVQKAEELVAAAQVGIAKADLEKAKLDLAYTRVIAPISGNVSRNYVDVGNLVGAREKTLLTEIVNDNSVYVYFDVSERDILMLMRMWPNIRTEKPTDRERPPAYLQLADETGFPHEGKVDFTEPRVDPSTGTLKVRAIFPNEKGLLVPGLFGRVRVPIQKKEALLVPELAVGIGQAGRYVLVVNKENVVEQKLVKTGHLEGTLRVIDEGLAKDERVVINAIQRARPGAKVSPKESPISSTPQGPEKDTPYSGK; encoded by the coding sequence ATGAAAGCCATCAGATTATCAGGAGTGTTGCTTATTGTCGCCTTGGCTTCAATGAGCATTTTCGGCTGCAGCGAAAAGGCCCACGTCGCTGTGCCACCTCCCGCTGAGGTCATCGTTAGCCAACCCTTGAGCAAAGAAGTGACCCAATTCCTGGAATTCACCGGGACCACTGCCGCGTTGGAATTTGTGGAGATTCGCGCCAGAGTCGAGGGCTGGTTGGAGCGCATTAATTTCGATCCCGGATCAGAGGTCAAGAAAGAGGACTTGCTCTTCATAATAGATCCGAGGCCCTTCCAGGCCCAGGTTGACCAATTTGAAGCTGCTCTGAGGGCAAAGCAGGCAGATTTCCAGTTGAAGCAGGCAAATCTGAAGCGCGCGGAGCAGCTGCTTGCCTCCGCGTCCATCAGTCAGCTCCAATATGACGTGCAAAAAGCTGAAGAACTGGTCGCCGCCGCGCAGGTAGGAATTGCCAAGGCCGATCTGGAGAAGGCAAAGCTCGATCTGGCCTACACTCGGGTCATCGCTCCGATCAGCGGCAATGTGAGCCGTAACTATGTGGATGTGGGGAACCTGGTCGGAGCGAGAGAAAAGACGCTTCTCACCGAGATTGTTAACGACAATTCCGTGTACGTATATTTTGACGTTAGCGAGCGGGATATACTAATGCTGATGCGAATGTGGCCGAACATTCGGACCGAAAAACCTACTGACAGGGAAAGGCCTCCTGCCTATCTCCAGTTGGCTGATGAGACCGGATTCCCCCATGAAGGAAAGGTCGATTTCACCGAACCGCGAGTTGACCCAAGTACAGGAACGCTCAAGGTCAGGGCCATTTTTCCCAATGAAAAGGGCCTCCTGGTACCCGGGCTGTTTGGACGCGTCAGAGTTCCCATACAGAAGAAGGAGGCTCTCCTGGTACCTGAACTGGCAGTGGGAATTGGCCAGGCCGGAAGGTACGTGCTAGTCGTGAATAAGGAAAACGTTGTTGAGCAAAAACTGGTCAAGACCGGCCATCTCGAAGGAACACTCCGGGTCATAGACGAGGGGTTGGCAAAGGATGAACGTGTGGTGATCAACGCTATCCAAAGGGCAAGGCCTGGAGCCAAGGTCAGCCCCAAGGAATCGCCCATCTCTTCCACGCCTCAGGGTCCCGAAAAGGACACACCATATTCCGGAAAGTAG